GAGGCCGTGCGCCGGATGCTCGCCGGCGAGGCCGACATCGAGTTCCACTCCTGCCGCGACGCCACCAGGGCCCTCGACGAGGCCGCCCGCATCAAGCCGACGGTGATCCTCCAGGACCTGGTCATGCCCGACATCGACGGCCTGACCCTGGTGAAGAACTTCCGGGCCCAGGAGCAGACCCGCGACGTCCCGATGATCGTGCTGTCGACCAAGGAAGAGCCCGCCGTCAAGGCCGAGGCCTTCGCCCTGGGCGCCAACGACTACGTCGTCAAGCTCCCCGACCGCCTCGAGCTGATCGCCCGCATCCGCTACCACTCGCGCGGCTACATCGCCCTGCTCCAGCGCAACGAGGCCTACACCGCGCTGCAGGAGAGCCAGAAGCGGCTCTCCGACGAGGTCCGCCAGGCCGAGCGCTACGTCGAGTCGCTGCTCCCCGAGAAGCTCAAAAAAGGGAAGATACTGACCGACTGGCGGTTCGTCCCCTCGGCCGAGCTGGGGGGCGACTCGTTCGGCTACCACTGGCTCGACGACGACCACTTCGCCTTCTACCTGCTGGACGTCAGCGGCCACGGCGTCGGCGCGGCCCTGCTGTCGGTCTCGGCCATGAACGCGCTGCGGTCGCAGGCCCTGCCCAACACCGACTTCCGCAACCCCAGCCAGGTGCTCTACGCGCTCAACAACGCCTTCCAGATGGACCAGCAGAACGGCCTGTACTTCACCATCTGGTACGGGGTCTTCCACAAGTCCACCCGCCGCGTGGTCTACTCGGGCGGGGGCCACCCGCCGGCCGTCCTCATCGACGGCCCGTCGCGCGACGCGGTCAAGCTCGAGATGCTGGAGTCGCGGGGCCCCATGATCGGCGCGATGACCGACATGGAATACGCCTCGGGCGAGACGACCCTGAGCGACTTCGCGCGGGTCTACCTCTTCAGCGACGGGGCCTACGAGATCGAGCGCGCCGACGGCACCCTCTGGCCCTTCGGCGAGTTCATGGCCTTCATGGGCCAGGGCCCCTTCGACGACCCCGCCGCGCCCAAGATGGACGCCCTCGTCGCCCACGGCCGCGCCCTGATGGGCCACGACGACTTCGCCGACGACCTCTCCATGGTCGAGCTGACCTTCCTGCCGTGACGAGGGGCCGCCTTGGGAACTCCGGATGACGCCGACCACGGCGCCGGGCGCGGGCGCCCGCCACGCGCGCGACGGCTGCTTCGTCGGGCCCTCGGCCTCGTCGGCCCGGGCCTCATCGGTCTGAACTCGGCGGCGCTCGTCGGTTTCGCGGCGCGGGACCGTTCCGCTCCCCTCGCGATGCTCCTCTACTTGCCCCTCCTGCCCCTGGGGATCGCGGCGACGGCGTTCGCTCTCGCGCACCGGGGCGGATCGGCGAGGTGGCCGCGGTACGTCCTCGCCGCGCTCGGCCTCGCGGCGATCGTCGGCTCCGGCTCCACCATGATCGGAAGAGGTCCGACGTCGTCGTCGACCCCCCCCGCGGCCCCGGGCGGAGAGGTCCGGCTCCTTCACTGGAACGTGCTCTGGGGAGGCCGACCGCGCACGGACGCGAGCTGGAGATCGATCGAGGATGCGATCCTCCGGGACGCGCCGGACGTCGTCGTCCTCAGCGAGGCGCCGCCCGATGCACGGCTCGAATCCCTGCAAGGCCGGCTGGGGGCCGGATGGTCCCGGACTCAGGTCGGGCATGACCCGGGCGACCCGTACTGGTTCAAGCTCGTGGCGCTCTCCCGGTGGCCGGTGGCGAGCGGGCGGACGGTCCTGATCCGCAACGGGACCGCGATGGACGTCCGGGTGGAGCGGCCCGGGCGGCCGATCCGCCTGCTGGTCGTCGACGGCCGGAGCAAGATCACGCAACTTCGGACCCCGATGCTGCTCGACGTCGCCGACGCGTGCCGCGCCGCGTTCGCGGCGGGCGACCCGTACGACGTCGTCGCCGGCGACTTCAACGCGGTCAGTCGCAGCATCGGGTTCGACGCCCTGCGGTCCGCGGCGGGCGGGTACGAGCCGGCCTCGGCGTCGTCCACCGGCTGGCGCGGCACCTGGCCGATGCCGTCGCCGGTCTACGACATCGACCACGTCTGGGTGAACGCCGCCTGGCGGGTCGCAGCCTGCTCGCTGTTCGCGAACCTCGCGTGCGACCATCGCGGGCAGCTCGTGCGATTGACGCCCCCGAGGCCGCCGGCCGACGGTTCGGTGGACGCGCCCCAGCCCCCGGCGGGCCTCGTGGCCGAGCCCGACCGGGCCGCCGTTCGAGGACCGAAGATGGCGCGCGGGACGCACGCGTCGTCGCGGCGGCCCGGCTTTACGACCCGCAGGGCCGCCTCGGGGCCTTGAGGACGAGGGCGTCGCCGAAGGGCCATCCGGGGCGATGCGGGCGGCGAGCGCCCCGGATGGGAGGACTCTGCTGCAACCTGGATCTCAGCCGAACCGGGCGTCGAGGCCGTTCGGCGACGTCCGTAGCATGGCGTCGTCGTCCTTCTTCATCTCGCCTTCGGGCTTGTCGCCTTTCTTGTCGTGATCGTCGTTGTCGTCGCCGTCGGGCTTGGGCTTCTCGGACTTGAGGTCCTTGAGGGCGTCGAGGAGGCTGTCCATCTTGGCCTCGAGCGCGTCGAGGCGGCGGTCGGCGTCGTTCTCGGCGGGGCGGGCGGCCGGGCCGGGGCCAGGTCCGGGGCGACCGGGGCCGGGGCCGGGACGGAAGCCGGGGCCGCCGGGGCGAGGGCCGATGCGGCCGCGGAGCGGGTTCGGCTTGCGGGCTTCGCGGTTCTGACGCTCGGACTGCTGGAGGCTGCGCTGGGCCTCGCGGAGCTGCTGTTGAAGCTCGCGGACCTGGCGACGGGCCTGGGACAGGTCGTCCTCCTCGGGCTTGGTCTCGGCGTCGGGCTTGTCGGCGTCGGGCTTGTCGGCGTCGGCCTTGGGTGCGAGGTCGCCCAGCTCGCCGCGGAGGCGCTCGCGCTCGGACTCGAAGCGCTTGCGGAGGGCTTCGCGGGCCTCGCGGCGGGGCTTCTCCAGGCCCTCCTTCAGCTCTTCCTGGGCCTCGCGCCAGGCGTCGCGGGCCTGGCGATCGACCGGCCCGCCTTCCTGGAAGGCGCGCTTCAGCTCGTCGCGGGCCTGTTCGAGGGCGGCCTTGACGTCGTCCGTCGAGACGTCGTCTTTTTTGAGGGTCTCGGTGACGGCCGAGGCGGCGTCGGCGAGCGCCTTGCGGACCTCGTCGGCGACGGGCTCGGCCTTCGCGCTCAGCCGCTCCGCCAGCTCCTGGATCTTCTTCGTCAGCTCCTCGACGGTCGCCTCGGGGCTCGGTTGGTCGTCGTCGTCGCCGTCCGCGGCGGGGGCCTGGGGAGCCTCAGGCGCCTCGGGAGCTTCGGACGCGACGGGGGCTTCGGGCGGGGCCGGCGGTCCCGGAGGTGCGGGGGGGGCCGGGCGTTCGCGGGGCGGCCCGTCTTCGAAAACCGGGGCGGCCATGACCGGGGCGAGCAGGAAGGCCAGGCCGAGCAGGCCGAGACCCCCCATCATCTTCAACGTCCTGGAAACCTGCGGGCGATCGAGCATGTTCCATCCTCCCCAAGGGCTGTCGGTGCGAATCGTTGCGGTTCTGCGGGGTCCCGGCCGCGTCGCGCCGGGGCCTTTTCGACGGAGTTGCTTCTGGTGCATTCGCCGAGCCGCCCCCCTTTATTTCGAATCGCCGGCCGTCGCCCCGTCACGGGGCCGGCGACGACGCCTCGGGGGCCAGGCCGAGCAGGCGTTCGACGGCCAGGCCGACGTCGGGGGCGCGCATGAGGGACTCGCCGACGAGGATCGCGGCCACGCCCGCCTTCTCCAGGCGTTCGACCTGCGCGCGGCGGTGGATGCCGCTCTCGCTGACCAGCAGGACGCCGTCGGGGATCGCGTCGCGGACGCGCAGGGTGCGGTCGAGGTCGGTCGTGAAGGTGTGCAGGTCGCGGTTGTTGACGCCGACCAGGTCGGCCCCGGCGGCGAGGACGCGGGGGAGGTTCGCCGGGTCGTGGAACTCGACGAGCGCCGCCATGCCCAGCCCGCGGGCGCGGTCGAGGAGCCGGGCCATGGTCGCGTCGTCGAGGATCTCGGCGATCAGCAGGACCGCGTCGGCTCCGGCCACGCGGGCCTCGACGACCTGGTACTCGTCGATCAGGAAGTCTTTGCGCAGCAGCGGGATCGCCACCGAGGCCCGGATCCGCGCCAGGTAGGACAGGTGGCCCTGGAAGTAGGGGACGTCGGTCAGCACGCTGATGCACGAGGCGCCGTGGTCCTGGTAGGCGCGGGCGATCGTCACCGGCTCGAAGTCCTCGCGGATCACCTGGACCGACGGGCTCGCCTTCTTCACCTCGGCGATGAGCGAGATGGCCCCGCGGCCGTCCAGGGCCGCCCGGAAGTCCCGCACGGGGGGGGCCTCGGCGGCCTGCGCCTCCAGCTCTTCCAGGGGCATCCGCCGCAGGTTCGAGGCCACTTCGCGCCGCTTCGAGGCGACGATCTCGTCGAGGATGCTCGGAGTCATGGGTTCGTCTTGTCAGGAAAAGATCGGTGGTGTTACAAACCGAGGGTCGCACGTTTGCGATGAAAAGGGTTGGCTTCGGACCTGCGAAGCTCTGGATTCCAGGCCGGTTTTGGCGATCGTATGAGGCGGCCGCGGGAAACTTCCGGCTTGACGTCTTGCGGATCCGGCGCGAGCGCCGCTAAAGTCGGCGGAACATCGAGGCCGCGAGATCAGGACGATTCCCCTTCTTCCGAGCCGTCGCCTTCGGCGCCGGCTGGCCAGCTTAGCGAATCGCGAGGTTTCCAGCAAACACGGACGTATCCGGAGCGTGGGCTTGAGGGACCGCCATCCTGCGCGGAAGGCCTCGGCCCGCGGGCGAGATAAGGAGATCAGGATGACCACCGTCGCGCACTGCCCCAATCCTTCGTGCGGCCGCATCTCGCAACTGGGGGACGACCCCCTGGGCCGGATCTTCCGGTGCCCCCGCTGCCTGACCAAGCTGAGGCCGGGCGACCCGGCCGGCTCGGGCTCGGGATGGACGCTCGCCGCCCCCCGGCGCGCGGCCGTCGCCCGCTCGACGTCGGCCTCGTCTTCGACCTTCCGGACGGGCTCCGGATCGGGCTCGGGCGGCGTGGCCGTGCTGGCCCGCCCCGTCGCGGCGACCGCGCCGGGCGTGACGGCCGAGAGCGGCGAGTTCCGGGTCGCCGCCTTCGAGCCGGGCGACGGCTTCGACGAGCCCTGGGACGACCTGGCCGAGGCCGCCTCGGGCTTCGAGTGGAACGAAAGCTCCTACGCGGTGCCCGCGCTGGGGCCGGCGGACGGCTCGCGGACGGGGGCCTTCGCGGCCCTGCGACGGCCCGAGCCGGAGGGGCGGACGAGCGACGGCGAGGCCGAGGGCGGGGCCGACGAGCGGGGCCTGGGCCGGTTCCGGATCATGAGCCTCCTGGGCGAGGGCCGGCACGCGACGGTCTACCGCGCCTTCGACCCCACGCTGGAGCGCCAGGTGGCCCTCAAGCTGATGCGCGACGAGGCCCCCCGGTCGTCGCGGGCGCAGGAGCGGTTCCTGGGCGAGGCCCGCGCCCTGGCGAGGCTGAAGCACCCCGGGATCGTCTCGATCTACGAGGCCGGCCGCGATGGCGATCGGCTCTACCTGGCGCTCGACCTGATCGAGGGCCGCAGCCTGGCCGACGTGCTGGCCGAGGGCCGGCTCTCGCACCGCCGGGGCGCCGAGATCGTCGCCGACCTGGCCGAGGCCCTGGAGTACGCCCACGGCCTGGGGATCGTCCACCGCGACGTCAAGCCGGCCAACGTGCGGATCGACGCCCGGGGCGGCGTCCACCTGATGGACTTCGGCATCGCCCACCGCCCGGACTCGCCCGAGGCCTCGGCCGCGGCCCCGGGGTCGATCGTCGGCACCCCCGCCTACCTCGCCCCCGAGCAGCTCGCCGGCGAGCGGCCCGAGGCCCTGCCGGCGAGCGACCAGTACAGCCTGGGCGCGGTCCTCTACGAGCTGCTCTGCGGCCGCCCCCCGTTCGACGGCCCGGCGTCGTCCGTCCTGGCCCGCGCCGCCGCCCACGAGCCCCCCTGCCCGGCCGCCGTCGACCCCCGCGTCCCGCGGCCGCTGGCGGAGATCTGCCGCAAGGCGACGGCCAAGAAGCCCGGGCGCCGCTACGCGTCGTGCCAGGACCTCGCCGCCGACCTCCGCCGCTGGCTCCGCGGCGAACGCCCGCAGGCCCACCGCCGCGCCTGGTTCGCCTGAGCGAACGCGCGGCCGCGCGGTCGTCACGTCAGGGGCGGTTTTTTCAGGGCCTTCCGGGCGGGATTCGGCTACTCTCGGGGGGGGCGGGAAGCGGTCGATTTCGCAACGGCGTGAATCCGCCGACTGGACCCAGGGAGTGTAGGTGCAGCCATGCGATGGCCCCGCTTCCGATTCGGCATCCTGACGATGACGATCCTCGTGATGATCTCGGCCGTCGTCCTGACCGCCTGGAACCTGGTGCCGCGAGCCCTTGATCCATTCCTGGGCGACCGCTCGGGGACCATCCCGGAACGCTGGGTCAGCGGCGGGGCGGCTCGTTACTTCGCCGTGAGAGCCGTCCTCGCCGGGATGGTCGCCTCGCCCTTTTCCTTCGCCATCGCCCTGGCTCTCAGGCCGCCGCCAGGGGGCCGTACCGGGCGACGAGCGGCGATGCGGTGGCTGGGCGTCGCCGCCGGCCTGGCGGCTTGTGGTCTGGCGATTTTGAATTGCCCGCTGGATGGGATGCGCATCGCGTGGCTTCTGAGGGACGGCTCCGGGGTGTCCTTCTACCACCAGTACCGCTTCTGGCCGGGGGCGCACGTCACGCCCTGTCTCGAATTGACGACGCCCGCCGGGAGGTCCCGCTCCTACCCGATCGCCAGGAATACTCGATACCAGGGGCTGCCACTCCTGCGTACGAACGCGGAGCAGAAGACGATCTGGCTCATCGACGACCCCGATGCGCGAGCCCGGCGCGGCGGGGTGTGGTGCTCGATCGATCGCACGACCGGCGACTTCGTCGCCGCGGGCGGGCCTTATCAGGCGGGCGTGGGCGAGACCTCGGGCTTCCCGCCATCACGATGAGTCCTCCGGGCTCCGTCGCATGGCTGGGTCGCTGATGCTCCTTCGCCGACGAACTGCGCAAGCCATGCCGACCGATGAGGCTCGGCCGGCTGTCACGCAGATCTCGCCCTGTCGTCGGGGGCTGGCATACGCTTATATAAAAAAACCGCCTTTTCCACGAAGGCTTCCTCGACGAGCCCGCCCTGCGAGGGGCCTGCGGCCGGCGCGACGTCGGCGTCGAGTCCCGAGACCTGCGGCGCCTTTGAAGGCGTCCCGAGGATTTTCGCGCGTCGCGAGTTGGCTCCCGCCCTCGCGACGGGCGATATTTCAGGCGGGAGGACGCGCCGCCATGCCGATCGAGATGGAGCGGGCCGCCGCGACGACGTCGCTCGCGCCGGCCGGCGAGGAGTCGTCGGGCCCGCCCAGGCTCCTGGTCGTGGACGATTCGGAGTTCGAACGCCGTTGCATCGCCAGGCTGCTCGACGACTTCGACGGCCTCCGCGTCGAGTACGCGCCGGGAGGGCTCGCCGCGCTGCAGGCCCTCGAACGCGACCCGCCCGACCTGATCTTGACCGACCTGATCATGCCCGGCGTCGACGGCCTGGAGCTGGTCCGCCGGGTCCATGCTTCGCGGCCGGGACTGCCGGTCATCCTGATGACCGCCTTCGGCGGCGAGGGGGAGGCCGTCCGGGCGCTCCGCGCCGGCGCGGCGGACTACCTACCCAAGGCCCGTCTGGGCCAGGACCTGGCGGCCACGCTGCGGCGCGCCCTCGACGGGTTCACAGTCGACCGCCGCCGCAATCGCCTCTTGCGGCGGCTGCACGGCCGGACCTCGACCTTCGAGCTGGAGAACGACCCCGAGCTGGTCGAGATGCTCGCCCGCCTCCTGGCCGAGGAGGTCGCCGGCCTCGACCTGCTCGACGGCTCGGGGCGGATCCGCCTGCAGGTCGCCCTGCAAGAGGCCCTCGCCAACGCCCTGTACCACGGCAACCTGGAAGTCGACTCGGCGCTCCGCCA
The DNA window shown above is from Paludisphaera mucosa and carries:
- a CDS encoding SpoIIE family protein phosphatase — its product is MSNDAHFTEHKITVLLIDDQAMIGEAVRRMLAGEADIEFHSCRDATRALDEAARIKPTVILQDLVMPDIDGLTLVKNFRAQEQTRDVPMIVLSTKEEPAVKAEAFALGANDYVVKLPDRLELIARIRYHSRGYIALLQRNEAYTALQESQKRLSDEVRQAERYVESLLPEKLKKGKILTDWRFVPSAELGGDSFGYHWLDDDHFAFYLLDVSGHGVGAALLSVSAMNALRSQALPNTDFRNPSQVLYALNNAFQMDQQNGLYFTIWYGVFHKSTRRVVYSGGGHPPAVLIDGPSRDAVKLEMLESRGPMIGAMTDMEYASGETTLSDFARVYLFSDGAYEIERADGTLWPFGEFMAFMGQGPFDDPAAPKMDALVAHGRALMGHDDFADDLSMVELTFLP
- a CDS encoding endonuclease/exonuclease/phosphatase family protein — its product is MPLLPLGIAATAFALAHRGGSARWPRYVLAALGLAAIVGSGSTMIGRGPTSSSTPPAAPGGEVRLLHWNVLWGGRPRTDASWRSIEDAILRDAPDVVVLSEAPPDARLESLQGRLGAGWSRTQVGHDPGDPYWFKLVALSRWPVASGRTVLIRNGTAMDVRVERPGRPIRLLVVDGRSKITQLRTPMLLDVADACRAAFAAGDPYDVVAGDFNAVSRSIGFDALRSAAGGYEPASASSTGWRGTWPMPSPVYDIDHVWVNAAWRVAACSLFANLACDHRGQLVRLTPPRPPADGSVDAPQPPAGLVAEPDRAAVRGPKMARGTHASSRRPGFTTRRAASGP
- the trpC gene encoding indole-3-glycerol phosphate synthase TrpC, with amino-acid sequence MTPSILDEIVASKRREVASNLRRMPLEELEAQAAEAPPVRDFRAALDGRGAISLIAEVKKASPSVQVIREDFEPVTIARAYQDHGASCISVLTDVPYFQGHLSYLARIRASVAIPLLRKDFLIDEYQVVEARVAGADAVLLIAEILDDATMARLLDRARGLGMAALVEFHDPANLPRVLAAGADLVGVNNRDLHTFTTDLDRTLRVRDAIPDGVLLVSESGIHRRAQVERLEKAGVAAILVGESLMRAPDVGLAVERLLGLAPEASSPAP
- a CDS encoding serine/threonine-protein kinase, which translates into the protein MTTVAHCPNPSCGRISQLGDDPLGRIFRCPRCLTKLRPGDPAGSGSGWTLAAPRRAAVARSTSASSSTFRTGSGSGSGGVAVLARPVAATAPGVTAESGEFRVAAFEPGDGFDEPWDDLAEAASGFEWNESSYAVPALGPADGSRTGAFAALRRPEPEGRTSDGEAEGGADERGLGRFRIMSLLGEGRHATVYRAFDPTLERQVALKLMRDEAPRSSRAQERFLGEARALARLKHPGIVSIYEAGRDGDRLYLALDLIEGRSLADVLAEGRLSHRRGAEIVADLAEALEYAHGLGIVHRDVKPANVRIDARGGVHLMDFGIAHRPDSPEASAAAPGSIVGTPAYLAPEQLAGERPEALPASDQYSLGAVLYELLCGRPPFDGPASSVLARAAAHEPPCPAAVDPRVPRPLAEICRKATAKKPGRRYASCQDLAADLRRWLRGERPQAHRRAWFA
- a CDS encoding response regulator; protein product: MPIEMERAAATTSLAPAGEESSGPPRLLVVDDSEFERRCIARLLDDFDGLRVEYAPGGLAALQALERDPPDLILTDLIMPGVDGLELVRRVHASRPGLPVILMTAFGGEGEAVRALRAGAADYLPKARLGQDLAATLRRALDGFTVDRRRNRLLRRLHGRTSTFELENDPELVEMLARLLAEEVAGLDLLDGSGRIRLQVALQEALANALYHGNLEVDSALRQEDEAVFYGLAEERRRQEPYRSRRIRVHASLDRRAADFEIADDGPGFDTGRADRPIEAEDLTRIGGRGLLLMRTFMDEVAYNARGNVVTLTKRFAPGRAR